In a single window of the Pocillopora verrucosa isolate sample1 chromosome 4, ASM3666991v2, whole genome shotgun sequence genome:
- the LOC131780003 gene encoding RNA-binding protein MEX3B codes for MPSSLLVEMDRSTNGQLEADQRALQIALELSMLGLTNDDDQTSNAFDDIRNKKSMNMTECVPVPSSEHVAEIVGRQGCKIKALRAKTNTYIKTPVRGEDPVFVVTGRKEDVALAKREIISAAEHFSQIRAQRKNNSLNSLAPGPPSPTTPGQTTIHVRVPYRVVGLVVGPKGATIKRIQQQTNTYIVTPSRDKEPVFEVTGMPDNVESARKEIDNHITTRTGGRMDTTDDVFISDGLQGSFNDFTPSSIYSSVSSSFSAFSERSSSLVLPQRTSSDSFYGYPSSKSSSINDGGFNPITSPFSANSFFFNELPSPDRDVGSEGSSSGSGFDPAPAPPSPSIWGNVQSTRSINEPAAFTRSSSLNSQAMNSAIGRPTSPHTTARRMKSDPLNGNFSPLSAFTPFTTQVTTSNVSSIPATSSNGTVNTSETNGVSTIGFNSAEEANNNNTTLSPLGKDLKKKDCVICCESEVVAALVPCGHNLFCMECANRIKDENNSCPVCQKNIDQVLRIFS; via the exons ATGCCGAGCTCACTTCTTGTCGAAATGGACCGCTCCACAAATGGGCAATTAGAGGCAGATCAGAGAGCTCTGCAAATCGCCCTCGAGCTCTCCATGCTCGGTCTAACGAATGACGACGATCAAACTTCGAACGCGTTTGACGATATTCGTAATAAGAAAAGTATGAACATGACGGAGTGTGTTCCTGTACCAAGTTCCGAGCATGTAGCCGAGATAGTTGGAAGACAAG GTTGCAAAATCAAGGCTTTGCGAGCGAAGACGAACACTTACATCAAAACACCTGTACGTGGTGAAGATCCCGTCTTCGTAGTAACGGGGAGGAAAGAAGATGTAGCTCTGGCCAAACGCGAAATTATTTCAGCTGCAGAGCACTTTTCGCAAATTCGAGCTCAACGAAAGAACAACAGCCTGAATTCACTTGCTCCTGGGCCACCGAGCCCCACCACTCCGGGACAAACTACAATCCACGTTCGAGTACCGTATAGAGTTGTTGGTCTCGTTGTGGGTCCAAAAGGAGCCACGATCAAACGAATTCAGCAGCAAACGAACACATACATTGTAACTCCATCAAGAGACAAGGAGCCTGTGTTTGAAGTCACTGGAATGCCTGACAACGTCGAAAGTGCGCGAAAAGAAATCGACAACCACATTACTACGCGTACCGGCGGTAGAATGGATACAACAGACGATGTTTTCATCAGTGATGGACTACAAGGCTCCTTCAACGATTTCACTCCCAGCTCGATATATTCCAGCGTGTCGTCAAGCTTCTCTGCGTTTAGTGAGAGGAGCAGTTCGCTGGTTTTGCCTCAGCGTACAAGCTCGGATTCATTCTACGGCTACCCCAGCAGCAAGAGTTCTAGCATCAACGATGGCGGATTTAATCCGATCACCAGCCCATTTTCCGCGAATAGTTTCTTCTTCAATGAACTGCCCTCGCCGGACCGCGATGTTGGATCAGAAGGGAGTTCGTCTGGTTCAGGATTTGATCCTGCACCCGCTCCACCGTCGCCGTCCATCTGGGGAAACGTGCAGTCTACTCGCTCCATCAACGAGCCGGCAGCATTTACACGTAGCTCCAGTTTAAATAGCCAAGCTATGAACTCAGCAATCGGTCGGCCTACAAGTCCACATACCACCGCAAGACGCATGAAGAGCGATCCTCTAAATGGGAACTTTTCGCCACTGTCAGCATTTACTCCATTTACCACCCAGGTTACCACATCAAATGTTTCATCCATTCCAGCTACAAGTTCCAATGGAACTGTCAACACAAGCGAAACAAACGGGGTGAGTACCATTGGTTTTAATTCTGCAGAGGAAGCGAATAATAACAACACCACATTAAGCCCGCTCGGTAAAGATCTCAAAAAGAAGGATTGCGTCATTTGTTGTGAAAGCGAAGTTGTGGCAGCTCTCGTCCCGTGCGGCCACAACTTGTTTTGTATGGAGTGTGCCAACCGCATCAAAGATGAGAATAATTCTTGCCCAGTTTGCCAGAAAAATATAGACCAAGTTCTCCGTATATTTTCTTAA